The genomic segment CCTTTGTCAATGGCACGTTTCATAATTGATGCTTCAAAAGGGCTTCTTAGTAATTCAGGTAAAAGTGTAATAATGTCAATTCGCATTTTTCTTCAATAATTTGGTGCAAAGATACGAAGTTAAAAATGAAGATGTAATAGGTGTGTTTTTACGTTCATCAACTTTCTCGAAAAATTTGAAGTTGATTATGATGAAAAGTTTATTTTTAAGGAATTAATTTAACTATTGTACTTCCAAAAATAAATGAAAAAAATAACCACGATTCTAATCCTTATATTATTCTGTTCCTGTAACAAAGAAAAAACGAAAGAACCACCAAAAACAATCCCGGAAGAAGCATCCTATTTTAAGCAAATTAAAATTAATGATGTAAAATTAGGAGAACCGACTTACGGAGACTGGCTGTTTTCGCATAAAGAAAATGGGCAGACTTTTGAACAATATTATAGATCTAAACACATTGTTCCGACTAAAGAGGAGAATATTATTTACATAAAACCAATTGGAAATTTTAATGCTCTTCAAAAGAAACAAATTCAGCTTGTGAATGAATATTTAGAAATCTTTTTCCAATTAAAAACAAAAACATTGGAACCTATTTCTAATGATGTAGTTCCGAATTCAGCAAGAAGAATGTCTACCGAAGGTCACGAGCAATTATTGGCCGGATATCTTTTAAATGATGTTTTGAAAGAAGAAAATCCTGAAAACAGAATTGCTTTAATGGGACTCTCAGAATTGGATTTATATCCTAAACCAGAATGGAATTATGTTTTTGGTTTAGCATCTTATAGAGATAAAGTTGGAGTAAGTTCAATTTACAGATTTCAGGATGGTGAACTAACTGCCGAAAATTTCAATTTATGTTTATCCAGATTGCTTAAAACGAGTTCGCATGAAATTGGGCATATGTTTGGTCTGCATCATTGTATTAACGCTGATTGTGTAATGAACGGAACCAACAGTTTATCTGAAACAGACAGAAGTACAATAAGATTATGTTCTGTATGTCAAAGAAAATTGAATTCCTGCATACAATATGATAATAAAAAGAGATTGACAGATTTAGAGAATTTTTTTAAAAGAAATAACCTAATCGAAGAATTTGATTCAATGAAAAAAGATATTTCAGTTATTCACTAAAAAATGAAAACGATAAAAATATTTGCCATAACGGGAAGTACAAGAAAAAATTCGAGTAATTTTAAGATTCTGAAACATATTTCACAATATATAAAATCGGATTTTGAAGTTGAAATTTTTGAAGATTTAGATAAAATTCCACATTTTAATCCAGATTTAGACACAGAAAATCCTCCGAAAGAAATAACTTTATTCAGAAATAAAATAATAGAAGCCGACGGAATTATAATCTGTACGCCGGAATATGTTTTCAGCCTGCCGGGAAGTTTGAAAAATGCTTTAGAATGGTGCGTTTCAACAACAATATTTTCGAATAAAAAAACCGGATTGATAACTGCTTCGGCTTCGGGAGAAATGGGGCATGAACAGCTTTTATTAATTATGAAAACCCTTGAAGCAAAGTTTGACGATAATACACAGCTTTTAATTCAGGGTATTCGCGGAAAAATTGATGCAGAAGGAAAAATTATAAACGAGGAAACAGAAATTGCGCTTCAAAATTTCATTAATAATTTTAAGGATCAATTTTTATAGTAGATTTACTTTTCTAAATTCAGATCAAATGGTTACAAGAAGAAACTTTATTATAAACACAAGTCTGGCGGCGACGGCTGTTTTGGCTTTACCATCATTAGCATTTTCTATGAATAAAAAAGAAATAGGTTTGCAGTTGTATACATTACGCGAAGAACTTCCGAAAAATGTAAAACAGACTTTAGAAAAAGTTGCTGCATCAGGATATACAAATGTAGAGACGTATGGTTTTTCTATAAAAGATCAGTTTTGGGGATTGTCTCCGGTTGAATTGAAAAAGATTTTAGACGAAAACAATTTAAAAGCGGTAAGCGGACATTATAATTTAGGTAGCTTTTTATATGACGGAAACACTGTCGAACTTATTGCGGCAATTGAAGCAGCAAAGATTCTAAAACATGAATTTTTAACTGTTCCGTGGGTCGATGAACCTTTTAGAAGTATCGAAAATTTTAAAGTAATTGCTTCTCGATTAAATCAGGCAGCAAAAATGTGCAAAGAAGCGGGATTAAAACTGGCTTATCACAATCACGATTTCGAATTTAAAAAACAGGACGGAATTACCGGTTATGAAATTCTATTAAATGAAACCGATAAAAAACTCGTTTATTTTGAATTAGATTTATACTGGGTTGTCCGTTCAGGAAATGATCCGCTAAAATTATTCAAAGAAAATCCGGGGCGTTTTAAAATGTGGCATGTTAAAGATATGGATAAATCAAATCAGGCTTTAAATACAGAAATAGGTGCAGGATTAATTGATTTTAAGCCTTTTTTTAAAGAAATTAAGCAATCGGGAATGGTTCACTTTTTTGTAGAACAGGAAAATAATTATGCTGGAAATTCTTTTGAATCCATAAAAACAAGTGCTGATTTTATTTCAAAAAATCTGATCTAAAACAGAATCATCATAATATCTTATTTTTGTAAAAATCAATTTTAAAAGTCATGCAGAATATCAAAACAAGTAAAGAGTTTATAAAAGGAGACGAAATAGAATGGGAAGTTGTTGGAGAAGGAATTAAACGAAAAATTCTTGCCTTTGATGATAAAATCATGCTTGTAAATGTTTATTTTGAAAAAGGGGGAATCGGCGTTTTACACGAACATTATCATTCTCAGGTAACGTATATAGCAAGCGGAAAATTTGATGTAACGATAAGCGGCGTTACACAAACTTTAAAAGAAGGCGATAGTTTTTACATTCCGCCTCACGCCATTCATGGTGTTGTCTGCTTAGAAGAGGGTATGCTGACAGATGTTTTTAGTCCGGCGAGAGAAGATTTCTTAAAAGCATAACAATTTTAAAATCAATAGAATTATCATTTAAGAACCTTGATCTGATCTTAAATTTAAAAATTTTATAACTTTTTTAAAGTTTTGATTGAGATTAGATCGGTATTTTTGCAAAATGAATTTATCTAAAACCAACGTCCTGTTTATGGCAGTTTGCACTGGTCTTATAGTTGCAAATCTTTATTACTGCCAGCCTTTGATTGTTTTAATTGCCAACGAATTTAAAATTCCCGAAGCCAGCGCCGGAACCATAACATACTTAACTCAGGCCGGTTATGCAATCGGATTGTTTTTTATGGTGCCTCTTGGCGATAAAATAGAGCGAAAAAAACAAATTTTAATGACGACTTTTGCTACAGTAATTGCATTGTTAATTGCGGCTACAGCAAAAAGTTTTCTTGTTTTACAAATTGCCTCCTTACTTATTGGAGTAACTTCGATTGTACCGCAGCTTATTCTGCCTTTAGCTGCTTCTTTAAGCGCGCCTGAACAACGCGGAAAAGTCGTAGGAACTATTATGAGCGGTCTCTTAGTTGGAATTTTGCTTTCGCGAACATTAAGCGGATTTATTGGAGAAGTTCTAGGCTGGAGATCGATGTTTTATATCGCTGCCGGGATTTGTCTTTTAATCTTTTTTGTAATTCAAAGTAAATTCCCCGTAAATAAACCTCAATTTCTGGGAACTTACGGACAGTTAATTCAATCTCTTTTTACTCTTATAAAAACACAGCCTGTTTTGCGCGAAGCAACGGCAATCAACGTTTTCAGCTTTGCTCAGTTTGGAGCTTTCTGGACCACAATGGTTTTATTACTTTCCGGTGAACCATTTCATTTTAATAGTGCTACAATTGGTTTATTCGGAATTGTAGGTGCTTCCGGAGCTTTGGCAGCGCCATTGGTTGGAAAAATTGGAGACAAAGGAAATTCAAGAATTGCAGTTGGTTATGGCTGTTTATTGATTCTGATTAGCTTCCTGATTTTTTATTTTTCTATTGAAAGTGTAATCGGAATTGCGATTGGAATTGTATTTATTGATATTGGAATTCAGGGAGTTCATATTTCAAACCAAACCAGAGTTTATTCACTTTTGCCAGAAGCCAGAAACAGATTAAATACTGTATTTATGTCGTTTAGCTTTTTAGGAACTGCCGCAGGATCTGCTTACGGATTATTGTTGTGGAAACTGGGCGGATGGCACGCTGTAACTATCGGCTGTATGGTTTTATCGGCATTATCATTAACCGTTTACGGACTTACTTATAAATCAAAATCTAAAAAACAGAAAGCACAAATTGATTAAGAAATTAATTTGTAAATTTGCGTTCAATTAAAAAATAACAACATGGAAAACGGAATATACGCTAAATTCAACACTAGCAAAGGTTCGATTTTAGTAAAACTTACACACGATTTAACGCCTGGAACTGTAGGGAACTTTGTTGCTCTTGCAGAAGGGAATATGGAAAATAAAGTGAAACCTCAAGGACAAAAATTTTATGATGGATTAAACTTTCATAGAGTAATTGCAGATTTCATGATTCAGGGTGGATGTCCTAAAGGAACTGGAACTGGAGATCCTGGATATAAATTTGATGACGAATTTGTACCAAGTTTAAAACACGATCGTCCGGGAGTCTTATCTATGGCAAATTCTGGACCTGGAACAAATGGTTCTCAATTTTTTATTACTCACGTTCCAACTCCTTGGTTAGACGGAAAACATACTGTTTTTGGTCACGTCGTTGAAGGGCAAGATATTGTTGATGCTGTTGCTCAGGGAGATGCATTAGAATCTGTAGAAATTTTAAGAGTTGGAGAAGAAGCTCAAAAATGGAATGCTATTGAAGCTTTCATTGGTTTAAAAGGTGCCAGAATGAAAAGAGAAGCAGCTTTAAAAGCAGAATCTGAAGCAAAAATGGAACAATTAGCGGCTGGTTTCGATAAAACTGAAAGCGGTTTACGTTATAAAATGATTCAAAAAGGAGAAGGAAAAAGAGCGGAAGCAGGAAAAACAGTTTCTGTTCACTACGAAGGTTCTTTAGAAAACGGAAAAGTTTTTGATTCATCTTACCCAAGAAAAAAACCAATCGAATTTAAATTAGGAATTGGACAAGTTATCGAAGGATGGGACGAAGGTATTGCTTTATTGCAAGTTGGAGACAAAGCTCGTTTTGTAATTCCATCTGATTTGGCTTACGGACCATCTGGAGCTGGAGGAGTTATCCCGCCACATGCTACTTTAATTTTTGATGTTGAATTAATGGATGTAAAATAAGAAATAAACAAAGTTTAAATTTGTTTTAAATAGAATCCCGTTCGGTAAGCCGAATGGGATTTTTTTTATATTTACTTTAAAAATAAAAACAGAGCAAAATGAAATCTAAAATCTTAACCCTGGCAGCTGTAGCGCTGCTTATTGCTTCTTGCGGTACAAAACAATCTGCAGTTGCTGCAGCTCCTGAAAATGTCGATCCGTCTAAAGACACTATGCCGCCCCGAGTATTGTCTTTAGAGCAGGCAGAAGGTAAAAAGCTGTATGAAAATAATTGTGTAAAATGCCACAAATTATATGATCCGGTTAAATTTAGTAAAGAAGAATGGCAGCCTATTTTGGTTCGTATGCAAAAGAAAGCCAAACTAGATGATGCTAATATGGCTTTGATAACAAGTTATATTCACTCACAGTTATAATTTGAGTTAAAATATAGACATTAAAAAACCGATTCAATTTTTGAATCGGTTTTTTAGTTTTCAAATAGATATAAAAAAACACCTTCACAAAATGAGGTGTTTAAAAAGTTATGAATGATGTACAGCCGAATTGTCTACTGCGATAATTTTTAAAGTTTTAATTCCAGCTGGAAGTTCCCAGTCGACTTCATCATTTTCTTTAAAACCAATAATAGCAACACTTAAAGGTGCCAAAATTGAAATCTTAGATTGTTTTACGTCGGCAGATGAAGGTAAAACAATTTGAATTTTCATTTGTTTATTAGCTTTTACATCTTCTATCGTTACCAAAGAATTGATTCTGATTATCGAGCCGTCAAGTTCATTTTCCTTGCTTATTACGGCACGGTCTAATTCCTGTGAAAGCTGATTAGCTTCTTTGGTATTCGTTGAATTTTTACTTTTTAAAATCAATTCTCTTAAAAATTGATAATCAGATTTACTGAAAGTGGGTGTTGGTTTCATATCTATATTGAATTTAGTATTGTAATTTTTGAATGATTTTTCTTCTTTTTTATTGTTTGGAGCGAGTTGTTGAGATATCCGTTTAAAAACAGGTTATCGTAATAAAATGTTACAAATGGAAAACAAAACATATTTGAACAAATAACTTGTTTGTCAAATAAATAAATGTCTTAAAAAATGTAAATCCTCCGCCTGAAAGAAGAAAATGAAATAGACGGAGGCCTAATTAATAAAGGCCTTACTATGTGAAATAAATACAGAACAAAGCGGCCTTCTTCTTAAAGAAAGCTCTGGTAGAGAAACTGTAAATATTGTTATAATGCTCACAATGAGTAATTTTAGTTTGATTGGCAAAGATAAGTAAAGTTTTACAAATGGTCAAAATCTTTATTTCCATTTGATTTACAGTCAATTCGTGGTTTTTGAACTTCGTTTAATCTTCAAAAGAATGTGTATTATTCAAATTCGTAACTTTTAAATAAAATTTGGAGTTTTTTTTATAGCCACAGATTCTCACAGATTAAAAGGATTTTTCAAGTTTAATCTGTGAGAATCTGCATAATCTGTGGCAATAAATGTTTATGAATTTAAAAAATCCAGTAAATCATCATTTAATTTATCTCTTTCGGTATAAAATAAACCGTGCGGAGCGCCTTCATAAACGATATAAGTATTATTGGCAATAGCTTCTGAAGCTTTTTTTGATGTTAAATCAATAGGAACAATTTTATCATCATTTCCGTGAATAATTAGGGTGGGAACATTTACAGAACTCAATTCATCTCTAAAATCAGTATATGAGAATGATTCGGCACATTTTAAAGTTGCATGAGGTGAAGCAAAAGAACAAAGCGTTCTGTAATACTCCAGTAAAGCCGTACTTAAAGGTTTATTGATGATGTTTACACCAAAAAACGTTTTTCCAAAATTATCTATAAAACCAATTCGGTCTTCTTTTATTGCTTCGGCAGTCGATTCGCTTTTTTCTCTCGGATGCCCATCAGGGTTATCATCAGTTTTTAATAAAAACGGAATTATAGATGAAATTAAAGCTGCTTTTGAAACTCCTTTTCCATTATGACGACTAAAATAACGAACTACTTCGCCGCCGCCCATAGAAAATCCTACCAAAGTAACATCTTCTAATTCTAATTGTTGAATAATTTCGCTAAGGTCATCAGTAAGTGTATCATAATCATAACCTTCCCAAGGCTGCGAAGATTTGCCAAAACCACGTCGGTCGTAAGCAATTACACGATAATTATTTTTAACCAAAAATTCAACCTGATATTCCCACATTTCATTAGAAAGCGGCCACCCATGAATTAAAATTACAGGTTTTCCTTTTCCGTAATCTTTTACATAAAGCTTTACGTTTTTGGCTGTTTCGATATATTTGTCGGTATTTAATTGATGAATATCAAAATCTAAATCCTTCAGTGACAGACTGGCATTTACTACACTATTTTCCATTTTTATATTTTTTTACTAATTAGTTACTAAAACATGTGTAGTAAAATTAAATGTAGTCTAAAAAATAAGGTTATAGAATTAGTAGTATTAATTACAAAATTTATAGGTTTGTAAATAAACAAATTTTAAAATGGATTTAACCTGGAACGAATTTGAAAGAACAGATATGCGTATCGGAACTATCATTGAAGTAAATGATTTTCCCGAAGCAAGAAAGCCTGCTTTTCAACTCACAATAGATTTTGGTGCCGAAATTGGAATCAGAAAATCATCGGCACAAATTACTAAACGCTATAAAAAAGAAGATTTGATAAACCGACAAATTGTTGCCGTTGTAAATTTTCCCAAAAAACAAATCGGAAAATTTATGAGCGAATGTCTGGTGCTTGGTGCTGTAGGCGAGGAGGGAGATGTGATTTTATTAGCGCCTGATTTTAAAATACCGAATGGGCTTCGTATAGGATAAGTTTTCAGTCGCAGTCTCAGTTTTCAGTTTGCCACAGATTTGCTTCGCCCGTTCGCTATCGCTCGGGTCACAGATTAAAATGATTTTTAATTTTTGCCGCGAATTACACAAATTACACTAATTATTTTTTAGGCTCCAGCTTTGTGCTCTTTAATAAATCAAAGATTTCGCAAACTTTTAATAAAAAACTTAGCGAACTTAGCGTAATATCTTAGCGCCTTTTGCGGTTAATTTTCAGTTTTATAAATACTGATCACTGCGACTGAAAACTGAAACTGATACTAAAAATTAAGAAATTTTCTCAATCAGCTTCTGCAAGATCAACTGTCCTTCTTCCCAATATTTTAAATCAGAATCAGAATTGATATGACCTTGTTTTCCAACATTTACAAAATCACTTCCCCATTTTTCAGCAAAATATTGTTTTCTTTCGAATAAAGCATAAGGATCATTTTCGCTTGCCACAACAATTGACGGAAAAGGCAATTTGTAAAGCGGCATTGGCGAAAAATTTCTGATAATGTTCGGTGTATGTTCCGGCGAATCAACATCAGCAGGAGCTACTAATAAGGCTCCAATAATATTTTTATTTGAATGGGTTTCTGCCCAGTGTAAAACTAAAGAAACCGCCAGGCTATGCGCAACAAGAATTGTTGGACTTTCAAGTTTAGAAACCGCTTCGTTTAATCGTGTAATCCAGTCTTCGCGAACAGGTTCATCCCAATTGTCCTGAACTAAACGAATTGAATTTTTGAATTTTTCATGCCAAAAGGTCTGCCAGTGTTTTTCACCAGAATTTCCCAATCCCGGTAAAATTAAAAGTTGTGTTTCCATTGCCGTGGAATTATATATTTATTTTTTAGTTTGTTTCTCTTTTAAAATTCTATTGATTTCATTAACCAATAACGGAAAGCCAGGTTCTGTCATTCCATGTCCGTAACCGTCTAATTCGTAAAGTTTGGTTTGTGTATGACCTACTAATTTCATCATTCTTGCCATATATGCATTTTCTTCATAACGGCCTAACATTTCCAATTCTCTATCTCCGGTAATCAATAATAAAGGCGGAGCATCAGCGCGAACATGATATAGAGGCGCAAGAGAATCAATTGTAGGCTGTTTTTCAGGAATTTCGTTTTCTCTTCTTATTTCAAAATGCGTAATACATTGGCCGCTAAACGGAATTAACCCTGCAATTTTGTTAGCGTCAATTCCTTCCTTTTGAAGGTATTTTTTATCTAACCCAATCATCATTCCTAAATATCCTCCGGCAGAATGTCCGGAAACGAATATTAAAGAAGAATCTCCTCCGTAATTAGTAATATTATTAAAAGCCCACGCAACAGCCGCTGCAGCATCATCAATTGCTTTTTCTGCTTTTGCTTTTGGAGATAATCGGTAGTTTACGCCAATAATAGCATAGCCTTTATTTTTTAAAGCTTCAGGAATTTCTTTGTTTCCGCCAGTTAATCCGCCGCCATGAAACCATACAATAGTCGCAAAGCCTTTTGTGTTTTTTGGATAATAAATATCCAGAACGCATCTTTCGTTAATGTAACTGTCAGACTTGTTTACTGTTGAAGAATAATATTGAATATTTGATTTTGTTTCATATTCTGTTTTTTGGGCAAATGAATAAATTCCCAAAAATAAAAAGCTAAGTAAAAAAAGTAATTTTTTCATTTTTTGGTTAAAAGTAAAATGTTAGAAGTGAAATGTTAGAAGTAAAATGTTTTTTTATGAAAGGTGGTTTGTTAATTATGTATTTCAATTTTGCATTTCACATTTCACATTTTTACATTTTCACATCTCACAAATAAATATATAAAAAAAGCCCAAAAATGTTATACATATTGGACTTGAACTTTATTGTAAAGTTATATAGATTAAATATCGTCGAAATCAATATCAGTAAAGCTAGATCTTTGAGTTTCTGCTTTATCAGAGCTATATTCTTTTTTAAAATCTTTTTGGTGTCTTTCAGAAATTACTTCTTCGCCTTTATGGTTCAAAACATATGAAGTCATTTCTTCCAGTATTTCTGCGAAAGCGTTAAAATCCTCTTTATATAGATAAATTTTGTGTTTTTTGAAGTGAAAAGAACCATCTTCTTCAGTAAACTTTTTGCTTTCGGTAATCGTAATGTAATAATCGTCAGCTTTAGTAGCTCTCACATCAAAGAAATAAGTCCTTCTTCCTGCTCGTAATACTTTAGAAAAAATCTCTTCTTTTTCTAACATGTCATTTTCTCTCATAATACGTTCTATCATTTTTGGTAATTAATAGTAATCAAAAATCATAAAAAATTATCTATTACGCAACATTTAAAGTAATTCTTTTTCCGAAAGTTGTTTTAAATATAACGATGCATAATAGCCTTCCTGATTTATTAATTGATTATGAGAGCCTTGTTGAATAATTTTACCGTCTTCGAGAATGATGATTTTGTCGGCATTTTTAGCCGAAGATACTCGATGACTGACAATGATTGTAGTTTTATTTTTACAAAAATCAAATAAATTATGTAAGATAGTTTCCTCAGTTTCAGTATCAACAGCAGACAAACAATCATCAAAAAGTAAAATTTCAGGATTTTTAATTAATGCCCTTGCAATCGACACACGCTGTTTTTGACCGCCTGAAAGCGTGATTCCTCTTTCTCCTAAAATGGTGTCGTATTGTTTGTTGAAAGCAATGATATTATCATGAACCACAGCGTTTTTGGCAGCTTGGATCACTTCTTCGTCGGTTGCATTTTCATTTCCGAATTTGATATTGTTTTTGATGGTATCCGAAAATAAGAAAGCATCCTGAGGTACAATTCCGATGCTGTTTCGAAGATCATTTAAATTTAAAGAGCTGATTTCGTTTCCATCAATCGTAATTCTTCCTTCGGTTGTATCATATAAACGGGAAATCAAAGATAAAATTGTTGATTTTCCGGAACCTGTTTTTCCTAAAATAGCCAGTGTTTCGCCATTTTTTACTGTAAACGATATGTTTTTTAGAGCTTCAATATTAGTATCTTCATACGTATAACTTACATTTTCAAATGCAATTGAACCGTGAATTTCAGATGAGTTTTCGTTTTTGTTTTTAATTTCAGGTTCTAATTTTAAGAATTCATTTAAACGTTTTTGCGATGCTTCGGCTTCCTGAACCATAGATGAAACCCATCCGAGTGAAGCAACCGGCCAGGTTAGCATGTTTACGTAAAGAATAAATTCGGCAATGGTTCCAATATTCGGAATTGTGCCATTAATGTACATAACGCCTCCGAAATAAATAACCACCAAATTACTGATTCCGATAAGAGCAATCATTAAAGGCCCAAATAATGATTGAACTTTTGCGAGTTCTAAGCTTTTACGTTTGCTTTCTTCTGAAAGATCGACCATATTATTTTGGTGTTGATTTTCTAAAGAATACGCTTTTATAACGCGGATTCCTGAGAAAATTTCCTGTGTAAAACTAGAAACTTTTGATAAATATTGCTGAAATGTCGTGCTTCGTTTATTGATTTCTGAACTTAATTTGAAAATACAATATGATAAAATTGGCAATGGCAGAATTGTATATAAGGTAAGCAAAGGCGAAACATTATACATATATATAAGTACAATCGCAAAACGTATAAAGGTATTGATAGTGTACATTACGGCCGGACCAACATACATGCGGACTTTTGAAACGTCTTCGCTGATTCGGTTCATTAAATCTCCTGTACGATTTTGTTTGTAGAAATTCTGCGAAAGCCTTTCGTATTGTTTAAATACTTCATTTTTTAAGTCAAATTCAATGTGGCGAGACATTACGATTAAAGTTTGACGCATTAAAAAAGTTAGAAATCCTCCAACAATGGCACTTCCTGTAATTAAAAGTACGTTATGAATTAAATCTCTTTGATATAAATCGATTATTGCTGCTGATTTTTGTTGAGTATCAGATAGTTTTAAGAATTTTTCGATTATATCAAATGAGTGACTTACAAACTTGGGAGTGAATAAGAAAAAAATTTGTGCGATAATGGTGATTAAAATTCCTAGTGAAAAACTGAATTTATATTTAATGAAATATTTGTTTAAATAGCTTAATTCTTTCATTTTTTTAAGAGATTCAATATTAACTTGATTTAATTTTATGAATTATTCTTAATTAAAAGTATAATAAAATGCAATCTAATCAAAATAAGTATATTGTAAAATTGTTATTTTAAAGGTAAAAAATTAGCACATGTATATTTTTTGTTTATGTTTGAGTTGTCTTTTTGACGAATTCGTAATTTTAAACTAAATACTACTAGCGCTATGGATGCAACTTTCACAACTGGAAAGGAACTTCAAAAAATGGATCCTGTTTTTGGTCAATTATCTTTTGACGATCACGAACAAATTGTATTTTGCAATGACAAAGATACAGGTTTAAAAGCAATTATTGGTATTCATAATTCGGTTATGGGGCCAGCTTTGGGAGGAACCAGAATGTGGAATTATAACACAGAATGGGAAGCTTTAAACGATGTTTTACGCCTTTCAAGAGGTATGACGTTTAAATCTGCCATTACTGGACTTAATATTGGTGGAGGTAAAGCTGTAATTATTGGCGATGCTAAAACACAAAAAACACCTGAATTAATGCGTAAGTTTGGTGAATTTGTTCATTCACTAAGCGGAAGATATATTACAGCTGAAGATGTTGGTATGGAAACTAAAGACATGGACACTGTAAGAGATGTAACGCCTTATGTTACCGGAATCTCTGAAGAAAGAGGCGGATCTGGAAATCCATCTCCTGTAACAGCTTACGGAGTTTATTTAGGAATGAAAGCAGCTGCTAAAAGTCAGTTTGGATCTGATGTTTTAGATGGCAAAAAAGTTTTGGTTCAGGGAATTGGTCACGTAGGTGAAACTTTAGTTGAATATTTAACTAAAGAAGGAGCGCAGGTTACAATTACTGATATCAACGAAGAAAAATTATATCAGGTTGCTTCAAAATACAATGCGACAATTTATACTGGCGAAGATTTATATACTGCTGATGTTGATATCTATGCGCCTTGTGCAATGGGAGCAACAATCAATACTAATACAGTTGACAAAATTAAAGCGAAAGTTATTGCCGGAGCAGCAAACAACCAATTAGCTGATGAAAATGTTCACGGTGCAAGATTACAGGAAAGAGGAATTTTATACGCTCCTGATTTCTTAATCAACGCTGGTGGAATTATCAATGTTTATGCTGAATTGGCAAACTACGGTAAAGCCGAAATCATTAGTAAAACTGAAAATATCTATAACACTACTTTAGAAATTATAGATTTTGCTGCCAAAAATAATATTACAACTCATAAAGCGGCTCTTACAATTGCTCAAAATCGTATCGATGCGAGAAAATTAGAAAACGCTGCTAAGAAGTAATTTTTTAGTTTACAGTATTCGGTCTCAGTTTACAGTCTCAGTTTTCAATATCGAAAACTGAAATTGTAAACTGAGACTTTTTTATGTAGTTTCTAAATTACTGAAAACCGTGACTGAAAACTGAGACTATTTTTGAATAATACTGAATACTGTGACTGAATACTGCGACTTTTTTGCGAATTAATTTTAAAATACGCATCAAAAGTTATACTTTTGCAGACTAATTTTAAAATGTTCTTACAAGGTGGTAAATAGAAGACACATACGCGTTAAAGTAATGCAATCCATTTATGCAATGCACCAAAGCGGTTCTGATAATATGGAAAAAGAAGAAAAATTCCTTTTCTATAGTATTGATA from the Flavobacterium sp. genome contains:
- a CDS encoding cupin domain-containing protein, whose protein sequence is MQNIKTSKEFIKGDEIEWEVVGEGIKRKILAFDDKIMLVNVYFEKGGIGVLHEHYHSQVTYIASGKFDVTISGVTQTLKEGDSFYIPPHAIHGVVCLEEGMLTDVFSPAREDFLKA
- a CDS encoding MFS transporter, producing the protein MAVCTGLIVANLYYCQPLIVLIANEFKIPEASAGTITYLTQAGYAIGLFFMVPLGDKIERKKQILMTTFATVIALLIAATAKSFLVLQIASLLIGVTSIVPQLILPLAASLSAPEQRGKVVGTIMSGLLVGILLSRTLSGFIGEVLGWRSMFYIAAGICLLIFFVIQSKFPVNKPQFLGTYGQLIQSLFTLIKTQPVLREATAINVFSFAQFGAFWTTMVLLLSGEPFHFNSATIGLFGIVGASGALAAPLVGKIGDKGNSRIAVGYGCLLILISFLIFYFSIESVIGIAIGIVFIDIGIQGVHISNQTRVYSLLPEARNRLNTVFMSFSFLGTAAGSAYGLLLWKLGGWHAVTIGCMVLSALSLTVYGLTYKSKSKKQKAQID
- a CDS encoding peptidylprolyl isomerase: MENGIYAKFNTSKGSILVKLTHDLTPGTVGNFVALAEGNMENKVKPQGQKFYDGLNFHRVIADFMIQGGCPKGTGTGDPGYKFDDEFVPSLKHDRPGVLSMANSGPGTNGSQFFITHVPTPWLDGKHTVFGHVVEGQDIVDAVAQGDALESVEILRVGEEAQKWNAIEAFIGLKGARMKREAALKAESEAKMEQLAAGFDKTESGLRYKMIQKGEGKRAEAGKTVSVHYEGSLENGKVFDSSYPRKKPIEFKLGIGQVIEGWDEGIALLQVGDKARFVIPSDLAYGPSGAGGVIPPHATLIFDVELMDVK
- a CDS encoding archaemetzincin; its protein translation is MKKITTILILILFCSCNKEKTKEPPKTIPEEASYFKQIKINDVKLGEPTYGDWLFSHKENGQTFEQYYRSKHIVPTKEENIIYIKPIGNFNALQKKQIQLVNEYLEIFFQLKTKTLEPISNDVVPNSARRMSTEGHEQLLAGYLLNDVLKEENPENRIALMGLSELDLYPKPEWNYVFGLASYRDKVGVSSIYRFQDGELTAENFNLCLSRLLKTSSHEIGHMFGLHHCINADCVMNGTNSLSETDRSTIRLCSVCQRKLNSCIQYDNKKRLTDLENFFKRNNLIEEFDSMKKDISVIH
- a CDS encoding sugar phosphate isomerase/epimerase, with the translated sequence MVTRRNFIINTSLAATAVLALPSLAFSMNKKEIGLQLYTLREELPKNVKQTLEKVAASGYTNVETYGFSIKDQFWGLSPVELKKILDENNLKAVSGHYNLGSFLYDGNTVELIAAIEAAKILKHEFLTVPWVDEPFRSIENFKVIASRLNQAAKMCKEAGLKLAYHNHDFEFKKQDGITGYEILLNETDKKLVYFELDLYWVVRSGNDPLKLFKENPGRFKMWHVKDMDKSNQALNTEIGAGLIDFKPFFKEIKQSGMVHFFVEQENNYAGNSFESIKTSADFISKNLI
- a CDS encoding cytochrome c → MKSKILTLAAVALLIASCGTKQSAVAAAPENVDPSKDTMPPRVLSLEQAEGKKLYENNCVKCHKLYDPVKFSKEEWQPILVRMQKKAKLDDANMALITSYIHSQL
- a CDS encoding NAD(P)H-dependent oxidoreductase codes for the protein MKTIKIFAITGSTRKNSSNFKILKHISQYIKSDFEVEIFEDLDKIPHFNPDLDTENPPKEITLFRNKIIEADGIIICTPEYVFSLPGSLKNALEWCVSTTIFSNKKTGLITASASGEMGHEQLLLIMKTLEAKFDDNTQLLIQGIRGKIDAEGKIINEETEIALQNFINNFKDQFL
- a CDS encoding GreA/GreB family elongation factor; protein product: MKPTPTFSKSDYQFLRELILKSKNSTNTKEANQLSQELDRAVISKENELDGSIIRINSLVTIEDVKANKQMKIQIVLPSSADVKQSKISILAPLSVAIIGFKENDEVDWELPAGIKTLKIIAVDNSAVHHS